One genomic window of Candidatus Kuenenia stuttgartiensis includes the following:
- a CDS encoding YgiQ family radical SAM protein, with protein sequence MNKQNEITKWLPVTKKEVEMRGWGQLDVILISGDAYVDHPAFGAAVIGRIIEKEGYRVAIIPQPNWRDDLHDFKILGAPVYFFGVTSGCMDSMVNHYTANKRLRSTDAYSPGGKTGLRPNYAAVTYTKILKSLYPDVPVIIGGIEASLRRVTHYDYWSDKLMPSLLETSGADLLVYGMGEMPVREILKLLKKGVPLHQLTMVKQTAYLRNQGNGMPKNKHWNDIYIHSHQKCLEDKKAFAANFKQIEQESNKVFADRIIQTIGEKTLIINPPFQTMTEEEIDASFELPYTRLPHPIYKTLGAIPAYEMIKFSINTHRGCFGGCSFCTISAHQGKFIASRSQSSIMREVEQVTNMPDFKGYISDLGGPSANMYKMKGRIQEICDKCIRPSCIYPAVCDNLNTNHSPITEIYRKADAHPKVKKAFVGSGIRHDLLTKSYNKKADTSIYDYLEQLLTRHVSGRLKVAPEHTSPTILKLMRKPSFEHFKEFKKLFDRIDKQHGLNQQLVPYLISSHPGCTEDDMATLAAETRELGFHLEQVQDFTPTPMTVATVMYYSGYHPYTLKEYYVPRSIREKKEQHRFFFWYKKENQDWLRKKLFALKKPDLLKRLFPFGKTKSHPQTKPISEIMSHRPPKQKQRRDAF encoded by the coding sequence ATGAATAAACAAAACGAAATAACAAAATGGCTTCCTGTTACCAAAAAAGAAGTGGAAATGCGGGGATGGGGCCAACTGGACGTCATTCTTATATCAGGCGACGCATACGTTGACCATCCGGCATTTGGAGCTGCGGTGATAGGCAGGATTATCGAAAAAGAAGGATACAGGGTTGCAATTATTCCTCAACCAAATTGGCGTGACGATCTGCATGATTTCAAAATACTTGGCGCACCGGTATATTTTTTCGGGGTAACCTCTGGTTGTATGGACTCTATGGTGAACCATTACACTGCCAACAAAAGGCTCCGTTCCACGGATGCTTACAGCCCTGGCGGAAAAACAGGGTTGCGCCCTAACTATGCCGCCGTCACGTATACAAAAATATTGAAATCTCTCTACCCCGATGTCCCCGTCATCATTGGCGGTATTGAAGCTTCCTTACGAAGGGTGACGCACTATGATTACTGGTCGGACAAACTGATGCCTTCTCTTCTTGAAACAAGCGGAGCCGATTTACTGGTGTATGGAATGGGAGAAATGCCCGTGAGAGAAATCCTTAAACTTTTAAAAAAAGGGGTACCCCTCCACCAACTGACTATGGTGAAACAAACGGCTTATCTCCGGAATCAAGGCAACGGCATGCCAAAAAACAAGCATTGGAACGACATTTATATACATTCCCACCAGAAATGTTTGGAAGATAAAAAGGCATTCGCCGCAAATTTTAAACAAATAGAACAGGAATCAAATAAGGTTTTTGCCGACCGCATTATCCAAACTATTGGAGAAAAAACGCTGATTATCAATCCGCCATTTCAAACAATGACCGAAGAAGAAATTGACGCTTCTTTCGAACTGCCTTACACAAGACTCCCCCATCCGATATATAAAACGCTTGGCGCTATTCCCGCGTATGAAATGATTAAATTTTCGATCAACACGCATCGCGGATGTTTCGGCGGATGCAGTTTTTGCACCATCTCTGCGCATCAGGGAAAGTTCATTGCCAGCCGTTCACAGTCTTCTATTATGAGAGAAGTGGAACAGGTAACCAACATGCCGGATTTCAAAGGCTATATTTCAGACCTTGGCGGCCCATCCGCCAACATGTATAAAATGAAAGGCAGAATACAGGAAATATGTGATAAATGCATCCGCCCTTCATGCATTTATCCCGCTGTTTGTGACAATCTCAATACAAACCATTCTCCGATAACCGAAATTTATCGCAAAGCCGATGCGCATCCAAAGGTGAAAAAGGCATTTGTAGGCAGCGGCATCCGGCACGATTTATTGACAAAAAGCTATAATAAAAAAGCCGACACATCCATTTACGACTATTTGGAACAGCTTTTAACCCGGCATGTTTCCGGGAGGTTAAAAGTTGCCCCTGAACATACTTCCCCGACAATCCTTAAATTGATGAGAAAACCGTCATTTGAACATTTTAAGGAATTTAAAAAGCTATTTGACCGTATTGATAAACAACACGGACTCAATCAACAGCTTGTCCCCTACCTCATCTCCAGCCACCCGGGATGCACGGAAGACGACATGGCAACCCTTGCCGCAGAAACCAGGGAACTCGGATTCCATCTGGAACAGGTGCAGGATTTTACTCCCACACCCATGACCGTTGCAACCGTCATGTACTACTCCGGCTACCATCCCTATACGCTTAAAGAATATTACGTACCCAGATCAATCCGTGAAAAAAAGGAACAGCATCGTTTCTTTTTCTGGTATAAGAAAGAAAATCAGGATTGGTTAAGGAAGAAACTTTTTGCGTTGAAAAAACCGGATTTGCTCAAAAGGCTTTTCCCCTTCGGGAAAACAAAATCACACCCGCAAACAAAACCCATCAGTGAAATAATGTCCCACAGACCGCCTAAACAAAAGCAGCGAAGGGATGCGTTCTAA
- a CDS encoding DMT family transporter translates to MAWIYLIIAGLFEIGWPLGLKLSQTTEHKVMCVIFAVTSMGFSGAFLWLAQKTIPMGTAYAIWTGIGAVGAFIIGIIMFKDPANILRIVSVLLIVAGIIALKLSYS, encoded by the coding sequence ATGGCCTGGATATATCTGATTATTGCGGGTTTATTTGAGATAGGTTGGCCGCTGGGCTTAAAGCTTTCACAGACAACAGAGCACAAAGTTATGTGTGTTATATTTGCTGTTACGTCTATGGGTTTCAGCGGCGCATTCTTGTGGTTGGCGCAAAAGACAATACCGATGGGTACGGCATATGCTATTTGGACCGGAATTGGCGCTGTTGGCGCATTTATTATTGGCATAATTATGTTCAAAGACCCGGCAAATATTTTGAGGATAGTATCGGTACTGCTGATAGTGGCAGGAATAATTGCATTAAAACTGTCTTATTCGTAG
- a CDS encoding MATE family efflux transporter, with the protein MPLLELTEKNLNKNILRLCIPVAIENLLHMSVFISDTIMVGRLGTDAIAAAGLAGSLFFFISLVTTSLSYGASSIVARHIGAKEKDHAQLVASQALLIALFMGVLISPFLIYFARTIFILMSAEPKVADIGERYFQIVSGFLVFRLIIFVSSDILRGAGDTKTPMKVTFIVNCFNILFNWLLIFGIGPFPMLGVAGVGWATAISFATGAGLLLSRLFSGKCIVHLQYNTIKKLHVASIRRIIHISFPATIDALLTQIGFLFFTKIVAILGTVPLAAHQIAIRIESMSFMPGFAIAVSTATLVGQSLGTNNVPLALKSMKRSCLFSVCFMCFFAIIFIVFPSQMAKMFNPTPDVLSLAVVCIMIAAIEQPALAIYMVFSGGLRGAGDTLSPMLITIAGTLCLHLPFAYLFGIKLGWGLGGVWLGAAIDWICRAIAIFILYKRGRWKTIIV; encoded by the coding sequence ATGCCACTGCTTGAACTAACAGAAAAAAACCTGAATAAGAATATCTTAAGACTCTGCATACCAGTCGCTATTGAAAACTTGCTCCATATGAGCGTTTTTATTTCTGACACTATAATGGTAGGCAGGCTCGGAACAGACGCCATTGCCGCTGCAGGTCTGGCTGGCTCCTTATTCTTTTTCATCTCCCTGGTCACCACCTCTTTGAGCTATGGCGCTTCAAGCATCGTGGCAAGACACATTGGCGCAAAGGAAAAAGACCATGCGCAACTTGTGGCGTCACAGGCGCTCCTCATTGCACTCTTTATGGGAGTACTCATCTCGCCGTTCCTGATATATTTCGCAAGGACTATTTTTATCCTGATGAGTGCGGAGCCAAAAGTAGCGGATATTGGAGAGAGGTATTTTCAAATTGTCTCCGGTTTTTTAGTTTTTCGCCTCATTATTTTTGTAAGCAGCGACATCCTTCGGGGCGCGGGGGACACCAAAACGCCAATGAAAGTGACTTTCATCGTTAACTGTTTTAATATCTTATTCAACTGGTTGCTTATTTTCGGAATAGGGCCATTTCCCATGCTTGGTGTGGCAGGTGTGGGATGGGCAACCGCAATTTCATTTGCGACCGGAGCGGGTTTGCTGTTGTCAAGGCTTTTCAGTGGAAAATGCATCGTGCACCTTCAATACAACACTATAAAAAAACTACACGTTGCCTCTATCAGGAGGATTATTCATATTTCATTTCCCGCCACCATTGACGCCCTTCTCACACAAATAGGGTTTTTGTTCTTCACGAAAATTGTCGCCATACTCGGCACCGTTCCGCTGGCCGCGCATCAGATAGCCATACGCATCGAATCAATGTCGTTTATGCCTGGATTCGCCATCGCGGTATCCACCGCCACATTGGTTGGACAGAGCCTCGGTACGAATAACGTGCCTCTCGCTCTGAAAAGCATGAAACGCAGTTGCCTCTTTTCCGTTTGTTTTATGTGTTTCTTTGCCATTATTTTCATTGTTTTCCCGTCACAAATGGCAAAAATGTTTAACCCCACTCCAGATGTACTCTCTTTGGCAGTCGTGTGCATCATGATTGCCGCCATTGAGCAGCCAGCGCTGGCAATCTATATGGTTTTTTCCGGTGGGCTACGCGGGGCGGGAGACACATTAAGCCCGATGCTCATAACCATTGCCGGTACACTGTGCCTGCACCTTCCCTTTGCCTACCTGTTTGGAATCAAACTTGGATGGGGATTGGGAGGCGTATGGCTGGGAGCGGCAATCGACTGGATATGCCGCGCCATTGCTATCTTCATTCTCTATAAAAGAGGCAGATGGAAAACCATTATCGTATAA
- a CDS encoding NAD-dependent epimerase, whose product MKKILVTGAAGFIGYYVSKKLLASGFNVTGIDNINDYYDTTLKHDRVKQLINNKQFSFHTLDIIDKDALLLIFKKEKFDGVINLAAQPGVRYSLINPHAYIDSNIVGFINILEGCRQNNVQHLVYASSSSVYGKNTKIPFSEHHNVDHPASLYAATKKANELMAHTYSGIYNIPCTGLRFFTVYGPWGRPDMAYFLFTKAIIEGKPINIFNHGKMKRDFTYIDDIVEGVVKVMMRIPCKNPDWDGENPDPATSNAPYRVYNIGNNKPVELLRFVAILEEYLGKKAVKKMLPMQPGDVPVTYANVDELIKDVGFKPATPIETGLKKFTDWYKWYFNVR is encoded by the coding sequence ATGAAAAAGATACTTGTCACCGGAGCGGCAGGGTTTATTGGTTACTATGTTTCAAAAAAATTATTAGCATCAGGATTCAATGTTACGGGTATCGATAACATAAATGATTATTATGATACAACATTGAAACATGATAGGGTTAAACAACTTATAAATAACAAACAATTTTCTTTTCATACGTTGGACATAATTGATAAAGACGCCCTCTTATTAATTTTTAAAAAAGAAAAGTTTGATGGTGTTATCAATCTTGCCGCACAACCCGGGGTAAGATATTCTCTCATTAATCCACACGCATATATTGATAGCAATATAGTCGGATTCATCAATATACTGGAGGGTTGCAGGCAGAATAACGTACAACATCTTGTTTACGCATCTTCCAGCTCTGTTTACGGAAAGAACACAAAAATTCCCTTTTCCGAACATCACAACGTGGACCACCCCGCTTCTTTATATGCGGCAACCAAAAAAGCCAATGAACTTATGGCGCATACCTATTCCGGCATATACAACATCCCCTGCACGGGACTGCGTTTTTTCACAGTGTACGGTCCTTGGGGAAGGCCGGATATGGCTTACTTTCTCTTCACGAAGGCAATTATCGAAGGAAAACCGATCAATATATTTAATCATGGAAAAATGAAACGTGATTTTACCTATATTGATGATATTGTTGAAGGAGTAGTAAAGGTTATGATGAGGATACCTTGTAAAAATCCTGATTGGGACGGAGAGAATCCCGACCCCGCCACCAGTAATGCTCCTTACAGGGTGTACAATATAGGTAATAATAAACCGGTGGAACTCCTTAGGTTTGTTGCGATATTAGAGGAGTACTTGGGGAAAAAAGCAGTGAAAAAAATGCTCCCCATGCAGCCGGGAGATGTTCCCGTTACGTACGCAAATGTTGATGAACTGATAAAAGACGTTGGTTTTAAACCCGCGACACCAATTGAAACAGGTTTGAAAAAATTTACCGACTGGTATAAATGGTATTTCAATGTGAGATAA
- a CDS encoding magnesium transporter translates to MLFRNKKLRNSDPDYSAKIKYSTEMLAVSEDSTIETAFEFIRDSKLAGNIFYCYATDSEGKLTGIIPLRKLITSPKKAKISDIMIRNPIKLFMETSLDTALEYFLMYKFLAFPVVDEQGKLIGVTRVNNLIEDTIAIEEDVTRARDDLLNIIGIKLEEFRKPSVFKSTFLRFPYLLFNILSGITCALIANLFSVTLNKFIFIAFFITVILGLAESMGTQAVAVTLSSFGRTIKMKGIVLYEIRIGFKIGALCGGIMYLVSFFWLHEQVFSIVLSLTILFTIVTASFLGCILPILFKKMGINPTHASCPLVLAISDIISLTTYFSLGTYLLKP, encoded by the coding sequence ATGTTGTTTCGCAATAAAAAATTAAGAAATTCAGACCCTGACTATAGTGCCAAAATTAAATATTCTACTGAAATGCTTGCTGTTTCGGAAGATAGTACAATTGAAACTGCTTTTGAATTTATCCGTGACAGTAAGCTCGCTGGTAATATTTTTTATTGCTATGCCACTGATAGTGAAGGAAAATTGACGGGCATAATACCTTTAAGAAAACTTATCACTTCTCCCAAAAAAGCAAAGATTTCTGATATTATGATACGCAACCCCATCAAACTATTCATGGAAACTTCTTTAGATACAGCGCTTGAATATTTTTTAATGTATAAATTCCTGGCCTTCCCTGTTGTTGACGAACAAGGAAAACTTATTGGCGTTACACGGGTTAATAATTTAATAGAAGACACAATAGCAATTGAAGAGGATGTGACGCGGGCACGGGATGACCTGCTCAATATAATCGGTATAAAACTTGAAGAATTTCGAAAACCTTCTGTTTTCAAAAGCACCTTTTTACGATTCCCCTATTTACTTTTTAACATTCTGAGCGGAATTACTTGTGCGCTGATTGCAAACCTGTTCAGCGTCACCTTAAACAAGTTTATTTTTATCGCATTCTTTATAACGGTAATTTTAGGTCTTGCAGAAAGTATGGGCACGCAGGCAGTTGCGGTTACTCTTTCTTCATTTGGAAGAACTATAAAAATGAAAGGGATTGTTCTTTACGAGATACGCATCGGTTTCAAAATAGGCGCTCTGTGCGGCGGAATCATGTACCTGGTGTCTTTTTTCTGGCTACATGAACAGGTATTCTCTATAGTCCTGTCTCTTACAATCCTATTTACCATCGTTACCGCTTCTTTCCTTGGATGTATTTTACCGATACTCTTTAAGAAGATGGGTATTAATCCAACCCATGCCTCGTGCCCACTTGTATTGGCAATTTCCGATATCATTTCGCTGACCACATATTTTTCGCTCGGGACATATCTTCTTAAACCGTAG
- the rmuC gene encoding DNA recombination protein RmuC, whose translation MDIISILTGLIAGLSVSYIIFYLLNKAKSVSKTAYETLNAKFHETNTQWKVSEDRLLVQQLEYSKLNTKYESAAIELTGLQSKSSSLETTVKNNELRIAELSKVMAEQTTLNTSLQNEINSLKQKIAEGNATNNSLKENLKSQKELNQKQADALVQLSDKITKITAENSTLTAKNSALTEKLSTQKEEITKMQETSHLQFEKMANQILEEKSGKFTETNKTNIEALLKPLGENIDNFKKKVEETYDKESKQRFSLEEKVKELVEQTNKVSSEANNLATALKGQAKKQGNWGEMILESILQKSGLVKDREYFLQQTIKDEGGNSLRPDVMVKLPDNRVIIIDSKVSLVSYDRFSSAETTDEQTIHLAEHLKSIYGHIDDLHGKKYDALEGSLDFTMMFVPIEPAYLISIQKDQDLWTYAYEKRILLISPTNLIACLKLMADLWKREMQSKNAMEIVRRGDLLYEKFVTFVSTLEDVGKHINKSQQSYNAAIGQLNSGSGNLIGQALKLKNLGLKSNKEIPAAMLPTDFEPEQNKHEIITAKSETTSNDKII comes from the coding sequence ATGGATATAATATCAATTTTAACCGGCCTAATAGCAGGGCTTTCAGTTTCCTACATCATTTTCTATTTGCTAAACAAGGCAAAAAGTGTTTCTAAAACAGCCTATGAAACATTAAATGCGAAATTCCATGAAACAAATACACAATGGAAGGTTTCAGAGGACAGGCTTTTAGTGCAACAACTGGAATATTCAAAATTGAATACAAAGTATGAATCAGCAGCAATAGAGCTTACAGGACTTCAATCCAAATCCTCTTCATTGGAAACAACAGTTAAAAACAATGAATTGAGAATTGCTGAACTTTCAAAGGTGATGGCAGAGCAAACGACCTTAAACACATCTCTGCAAAATGAAATCAATTCATTAAAGCAGAAAATCGCCGAAGGAAATGCAACTAATAATTCGTTGAAAGAAAATTTGAAATCTCAGAAAGAACTCAATCAAAAACAAGCAGACGCATTAGTCCAACTATCAGACAAAATAACGAAAATAACCGCCGAGAACAGCACACTGACTGCCAAAAATTCTGCACTAACGGAAAAACTATCGACTCAAAAAGAAGAGATCACTAAAATGCAGGAAACCTCTCATTTGCAATTTGAAAAGATGGCAAATCAAATTCTGGAAGAAAAATCCGGTAAATTTACCGAAACAAATAAAACAAACATTGAAGCTCTTTTAAAGCCGCTTGGTGAAAATATCGACAACTTCAAAAAGAAAGTTGAAGAAACGTATGACAAGGAGTCTAAGCAACGATTTTCACTTGAAGAGAAAGTCAAGGAATTAGTGGAACAAACAAATAAAGTAAGCAGTGAGGCTAATAATCTTGCGACGGCACTTAAAGGTCAGGCGAAAAAGCAGGGTAACTGGGGTGAAATGATTCTTGAAAGTATCTTGCAAAAATCAGGATTGGTAAAAGACAGAGAATACTTTTTACAACAGACAATAAAAGACGAAGGGGGAAACAGTTTAAGACCCGATGTCATGGTGAAACTTCCCGACAACAGAGTAATAATTATCGATTCAAAAGTATCATTAGTCTCTTACGACAGGTTTTCATCAGCAGAGACAACCGACGAACAAACAATTCATTTGGCTGAGCATTTGAAATCAATCTATGGGCACATAGACGATCTGCACGGAAAAAAATATGATGCCCTTGAGGGTTCATTAGACTTTACAATGATGTTTGTTCCTATTGAGCCTGCATATTTAATATCCATTCAAAAGGATCAAGACCTTTGGACATACGCTTATGAAAAAAGGATACTACTCATTAGTCCAACAAATTTAATTGCCTGCTTAAAGTTAATGGCTGATTTATGGAAAAGAGAGATGCAAAGTAAAAACGCAATGGAAATAGTAAGAAGAGGGGATTTACTCTATGAAAAATTTGTAACATTCGTTTCAACTCTGGAAGATGTTGGAAAACATATTAATAAATCCCAACAATCATACAATGCAGCCATTGGACAACTCAATAGTGGAAGCGGCAATTTAATTGGACAAGCATTAAAACTCAAAAATCTGGGATTAAAATCAAATAAAGAAATTCCGGCAGCTATGTTGCCGACAGACTTTGAACCGGAACAAAACAAGCACGAAATAATAACTGCGAAATCCGAAACAACTTCTAATGACAAAATTATTTGA
- a CDS encoding DNA gyrase/topoisomerase IV subunit A has product MVNNKMFKSSSEANGVIHEALHVSEMYSNWFLEYASYVILERAVPALLDGLKPVQRRILHSMKQMDDGRFNKAANIIGHTMQYHPHGDAAIGEALVNLGQKDLLIETQGNWGDISTGDSAAAPRYIEARLSKFALEVAFNNQTTEWQLSYDGRKKEPVLLPMKFPLLLAQGAEGIAVGLATRIMPHNFIELLEASIDTLRGKEVNLLPDFPTGGMADFSNYNEGLRGGRINVRAKIEILEKKTLVIRSIPYTTTTANVMDSIVKANENGKIKIKRVVDNTAKDVEIVVELPPNVSPDVTIDALYAFTDCEISISPNACVIIDEKPRFLGVNEILKISAKHTVGLLKRELEIKLGELREAWHFSSLEKIFIEKRIYRDIEECETWEGVIAAIDKGLMPYKKHFQREINEEDIVSLTEIKIKRISRFDSFKANEAIKALEVEIKQVEYDLKHLTEYAIAWFENLIKKYGKGRERKTQIRNFETIHVAQVAQANQKLYINRMDGFIGYGLRKEEYIGDCSDIDDIIVFLSDCTFMVTRVSEKAFVGKDIIHAQVWKKNDARMIYHMIYQDGKDGPVYVKRFAVTSITYDKSYNLSQGKKGSKVLYFSANPNSESEEVTVALSTKSAARKLTFDYDFAGLAVKGRASIGNRLTKYPVRKILHKKAGTSTLGGIDIWYDETVGRLNSENRGKYLGKFEGEDRILVIYKDGALELTTFELTNHYDNEKIDILEKYNPETIITAVYFDGESKNYYIKRFKTESDVVGRVFSFIGESEGSFPAVVTTDADPKAEIHSVFGRKKEKRSEVASLNNLVDVKGWKARGNRLSSYEVIDVKMVENGKPEPDHDAKEDYHQLKLFNDRGPR; this is encoded by the coding sequence ATGGTTAATAATAAAATGTTTAAAAGTTCTTCTGAAGCAAATGGCGTCATCCATGAGGCGCTTCATGTTTCGGAAATGTACAGCAACTGGTTTCTTGAATACGCATCGTATGTAATCCTGGAAAGGGCAGTTCCTGCGTTGCTTGACGGATTAAAGCCCGTTCAGCGCCGTATTTTACATTCGATGAAACAGATGGACGACGGACGCTTTAATAAAGCAGCCAATATTATTGGCCATACCATGCAGTACCATCCACATGGAGACGCCGCTATTGGTGAAGCGCTGGTTAATTTGGGACAAAAAGACCTTCTGATTGAGACGCAGGGGAACTGGGGCGATATTTCGACGGGTGACTCCGCAGCCGCTCCTCGTTATATCGAAGCGCGTCTTTCAAAATTCGCCCTTGAAGTGGCTTTTAACAATCAAACCACCGAATGGCAGCTTTCATATGATGGCAGAAAGAAAGAGCCTGTGCTTTTGCCCATGAAATTTCCGTTGCTGCTGGCACAAGGCGCTGAAGGTATTGCCGTAGGTCTTGCTACAAGGATTATGCCCCACAATTTTATTGAATTGCTTGAAGCATCAATAGACACACTGCGCGGGAAAGAAGTAAATCTCCTGCCGGACTTTCCCACGGGAGGTATGGCGGACTTCAGCAATTATAACGAAGGGTTGCGCGGCGGCAGAATCAACGTTCGGGCAAAAATAGAGATATTGGAGAAGAAAACCCTGGTTATCCGCAGTATTCCTTACACGACTACCACGGCTAACGTTATGGATTCCATCGTAAAAGCAAATGAAAACGGCAAGATAAAAATCAAAAGAGTGGTGGACAATACCGCAAAGGATGTGGAGATAGTTGTTGAACTCCCGCCAAATGTCTCTCCCGATGTCACTATTGACGCACTGTACGCCTTTACTGATTGTGAAATATCCATATCGCCCAACGCATGCGTCATTATAGATGAAAAACCAAGGTTTCTCGGTGTGAATGAAATCCTGAAAATATCTGCAAAACACACCGTAGGTCTTTTGAAACGCGAGCTGGAGATTAAACTTGGCGAACTGCGGGAAGCATGGCATTTTTCTTCACTGGAGAAAATATTTATTGAGAAGCGCATTTACAGGGATATCGAAGAATGTGAAACATGGGAAGGGGTGATTGCCGCCATTGATAAAGGTTTGATGCCTTATAAAAAACATTTTCAACGTGAAATAAATGAGGAAGATATCGTCAGTCTCACCGAAATAAAAATTAAACGCATTTCCCGCTTCGATTCCTTTAAGGCCAACGAGGCTATTAAGGCACTGGAAGTCGAAATCAAACAGGTTGAATATGATTTAAAGCATCTTACCGAGTACGCTATTGCCTGGTTTGAAAATCTGATTAAAAAATACGGAAAGGGTCGGGAAAGAAAAACACAAATCCGCAACTTTGAAACTATTCATGTTGCACAGGTTGCCCAGGCCAATCAAAAACTGTATATTAACAGGATGGATGGTTTTATAGGCTATGGCCTCAGGAAAGAAGAGTACATTGGCGATTGTTCTGATATTGACGACATCATTGTTTTCCTGTCGGACTGTACCTTTATGGTTACACGGGTATCGGAAAAAGCATTTGTCGGAAAAGATATTATACATGCCCAGGTATGGAAAAAAAACGACGCACGCATGATATACCACATGATATATCAGGATGGAAAAGACGGTCCCGTTTATGTGAAACGTTTTGCAGTCACTTCCATTACGTACGATAAATCCTACAACCTGTCGCAGGGGAAAAAAGGCTCAAAGGTACTTTATTTCAGCGCAAACCCAAACAGCGAATCAGAGGAAGTAACGGTGGCACTCAGCACGAAAAGCGCTGCCCGCAAACTGACATTTGACTATGACTTTGCCGGTCTTGCCGTGAAGGGACGTGCTTCTATCGGGAACAGGCTTACAAAATATCCGGTTCGCAAGATACTTCATAAAAAAGCCGGAACTTCTACCCTCGGCGGGATTGATATCTGGTATGACGAGACGGTTGGAAGGCTTAATAGTGAAAACCGTGGGAAATATTTGGGCAAATTTGAAGGGGAAGACAGGATACTGGTGATATACAAGGATGGCGCATTGGAGTTGACGACCTTTGAACTGACAAATCATTATGATAATGAAAAAATTGACATACTTGAAAAATATAACCCTGAAACCATTATTACCGCGGTGTATTTTGACGGAGAATCAAAAAATTACTACATAAAACGCTTTAAAACAGAATCAGATGTTGTTGGCCGTGTCTTCTCATTCATTGGAGAAAGTGAAGGTAGTTTTCCGGCAGTTGTCACAACGGATGCAGACCCTAAAGCAGAGATACACAGCGTTTTCGGACGTAAAAAAGAAAAACGAAGTGAAGTTGCGTCTTTGAATAACCTTGTGGATGTCAAAGGATGGAAGGCAAGAGGCAATCGGTTGAGCAGTTATGAGGTAATCGACGTTAAGATGGTTGAGAACGGAAAACCAGAACCGGACCATGACGCAAAAGAAGACTACCATCAATTGAAGCTGTTTAATGATAGAGGGCCGCGGTAA